From a region of the Methanoculleus receptaculi genome:
- a CDS encoding HemK2/MTQ2 family protein methyltransferase yields the protein MSKGDQVYTPAEDSFLLLRAALREVRPGDRVLEVGTGSGYIAAGLVGRAARVVATDINPHAAASARARGVEVVRTDMAAGISGPFDLILFNPPYLPTAPEERIDDWLEYALDGGPTGRAVIERFIADAGRVLAPSGRILLLISSLTGPDEVREVFTRHGFVSFIVDEEPLEGETLYVLRAMRDICRMRL from the coding sequence ATGAGCAAGGGCGATCAGGTCTACACACCGGCCGAGGACTCGTTTCTACTTCTTCGAGCGGCGCTCCGTGAGGTCAGGCCGGGCGACCGGGTGCTGGAGGTGGGGACGGGGAGCGGTTATATCGCGGCCGGTCTCGTGGGCAGGGCGGCGAGGGTGGTTGCAACCGATATCAACCCGCACGCCGCCGCATCCGCCCGCGCCAGGGGGGTGGAGGTTGTACGGACGGACATGGCAGCCGGGATTTCCGGGCCGTTTGACCTCATCCTCTTCAACCCTCCATACCTCCCGACCGCCCCGGAGGAGCGGATCGACGACTGGCTGGAGTACGCCCTGGACGGCGGGCCGACCGGGAGAGCGGTTATTGAGCGATTCATCGCTGATGCCGGTCGGGTGCTTGCGCCTTCAGGCAGGATACTGCTGCTTATCTCCTCCCTGACGGGGCCCGATGAGGTGAGGGAGGTCTTTACCCGCCATGGTTTCGTCTCGTTTATCGTCGACGAGGAGCCGCTTGAGGGCGAGACCCTCTACGTCCTCCGGGCGATGCGCGACATCTGCCGGATGAGGCTTTGA